The DNA segment AGTATCTCTTTCTCTTTTACTCTCGCACTCTCTCATTTCACTCATGCAACTTCGTCATTGCTCCCCGCTCGTGTCGCACCGAACCGCGTCGTTACCTATGAATTGAAAACTTTGCAACATTtcgttttgtttttttttatttaaaagtgatTGTAGTTTCAAGTGCAATGGGTGCATGGATTATGGAAGAAAGTGGATATCCGAATGAGGTTATTTAGAACATAGTATACAACTTCGTACATGAATATTCAGAATGAGTGAATATCCACACTTGTTTTGCCATAAGAAATATGTAACCAAAGGAACATCAAACTCACATTTCTTCTCAAGGAGTGGGTCTCTAAAGAACCCCCACCTAAAAGCACTCTAAATTGTCGCATAATCACCACAAAACCATCATGGCACACTTCAGAAAACACGCATGAATGCTACCAACCACTCAAAACGTCAAATGGTTCGCCAAGACTCGCCCACCTCGTCAATCGTCAACCACCGTCAGCCAAACTTGTCGTTGCACACTGTTGTTGTTGTCGCACACAAGCTGCCACACAAGCTGTCAAAGAAGTTGCTAAAGATGCAAACCCtaaattcaaattcattaaTAGCAAATTggtaaaatcaatttatttgttgggtgcaggttcaaCTTGATATAGTGTATGAAAAATTTGTCTTAAAAGTGTTTGTGTACAACCTTTTTTCAAGTCTAGGTCCATTCATTAGGTTTCTCCCGTCGCTCCATAATCAAACTTGAAAAGGTCGACGTCTCCATTGATAAAGAGGAGAACAACCTCTCTTCGATCGGTAAGTTTCTTACTATACTTTTTTATGGACTTTTTTGTTCAAAACTGAAACAACTCTGTTTTGACTTGCTTCGATTGCAACAAAACAAAACTATACCGTTTTGACAAGACGATAAATTCCAATTTTAAcacataataattttatatattttgatttaaataatttacttttacatatttattttcagttttaatatcaaattaaaatagaaaatatgaagtaattaaaaaaacgTACTATGGTGAGATTAGTAATTTAtctatcaatttttaaaatactaataacaACTAAATATATGAGAagcatttaaatttaaaaattctttgTAAGTTATTTATCTATCCATATTTTCATGCAGAAGGTCAAGAGCATATTATTTTGATACAAAATTTCATGTTAAcggtgaaaaaaaaatgttgagaaTCTACCATTTTTTAATACTATAATAAACAAAACATTTGAAAAAGTGTGTGAAGACATGATAATCATGGTTGCTACTATGTGAGtggtttataataatatttaaaaaaaacaaatatgtataaatttataataaaaataaaaaatacaaaaatactaCAACAATAATTATGTTTCcactaatattaaaaatattgataataacAATAccgataataataatattaatatcaatattaataatattaataatcataacattaataataatattattattaatatgaataataattattattaataattttcttattattaatattaatagtattattattattaattattaatattatatttaataatattattaattattatttttattaatatgactataatccgtatgtaaaattaATAGATAACGCATTACTTTATTTACTTACTGATACACTTAATGAtaatatctttcaaaagaaatttATTCTTAAACTTCAAAATTctgtataatattatttataaattattattgttaaattatttcactgttgtatatgaaaaaaattataaataatttgattttacgTATTGATAGATAATTATCAGTAATTAATAGCACATCTTATAATATCactaaacatattttatttatggtTACATCTTTTATTTGTCACCAAATGTgatatttattgttatattctatttaaaagtttatatatatgctccatattatataataaatgtgatgttggaagaaaaatatgataatttGTGAGGTGAAGATTTCTTGATATTGTTAATGACgttgtttaaaaaaaactaagagaaatatgtttttaaaatgttactaattttcaattataagtaattatataataaatgagTTTAGATATAAATGGATCCTTAATTCATTTCTTTAGATATAATCCGTTCCTGTCAAATATCTCAGAGAAAACTTATAGACAAACAAATGAATTTTCGAACAGCGTGTAAGTTATTATCTGATAATAATTCTCGTTTAAAATTGTGAACTTGTCATTCTTTTTTGTAATTCAAGATAAAGGGAATTGAGCAAACAGATACTTTGATGACATATAACATATAGTCTCATAACTCAATAATTAGATGAGAGTAATTTATAAAAACATCACAACGTTAAACCAAGTTATAACAGGAAGTGAATCTAGCTACCACCACTGGAAGATGAAATTGTGTGACATCGAAAACACGACACAAACCAATCCCATAAAGGGTGCAAAAAAACAACAACCATAAcgataaaaatagtaataaaagcATAAGATTGAATCTGAAGTGGATTTGGCCATTGATGAGCCCAAGTTTAAATTCGAAATTGTGTGACAAAGCAGATCAATTACAGACATTACCATTTTATGTCACCCTGACAGTTAAGAAGAGTCACGCGCACTAGGCTAGCGGTCAAACCATGCCATGCCAGCCTATTTCCCCCCTCAGGGAAACAACAACGACTTCACACCACACTGGAGACGTCTTATCAACACAGACATGGGAATATAGATTGTGTCGTACGAGGTTCTCCATAGGTTGGTGTCCAGATATCAAACATACAGTCAAATCTATTACATCATCACTATTACCTTCTCCTTTTTCTATCTCTAGGGCCACCACCACAACTTACCCTCTCATTTCCCATCGTTAAAATGTTCAGAGGGATCATCAAATTTTAGAATCATACACATAAACCTACTTCACAAGAATATCTATCATAAACTCATTgcattatatatttatagttctgatattactttttattgaagttTTTATTACCATTTTGGGCTAACCATAAACATTTTCCATTAAAATTCTGCTTTGATTCACCACCAGGGATAATTGACTACAATAAACAATGgccccttttttttttttcctttctccaTTATGGTTTCCAAGATAGAACATGACAAACATAAGATAAGAATTAGCAAGTCCCTGTTCTCTTTGATAATTAGAAAGGAAAACAAACAAGAAAGCCTCGCAGTAAGTCAGCTACCACTACATAATTTTACAACCAGATGACATCAACAACACAGGATCTAACATCACACCCACCACTTATACAGTGTAGGAACACTACATTTgccacccaaataaaagaaacaatTCTATGTCTCAACACTCACTTCTGTCAACTGAGGCTTCACCTTAGGAGGCCTACCCCTGGGCCTTCCGCTGGATACGGCGGCCGTCGACACCGTGGCCGCTCCCGGAGATCGAGGAATCTTCTTTGGCCTGCCTCTTGGCCTGCCACTTCCAGGGGTGGCTTTAGGCTTTGGGGACTTTGGAGGGGCGTTAGGGTCCTTTGGGGGACGACCCCTTGGCCTTGGAGGGGAGACCACGGTGCTTGGTGAGACAGGGGCCTTTGGCTTTGGTGGTCTTCCACGGCCCCTCTTTGGTGGAGCACTTGGGTCGGGCTTCATGAAGTTGTTCTTACTGAACACAAGCTCTCCACTGTCTTTCATCTTGTTCAGTTGATTCCCCAAAACAGTTGAGTCCGGCAACTCACCATAGGTCGATTCTATGTACTTTGATATTGCTGATTTGCTGGATCCACCTGGTTCATTCAGAGCTTCTAGTGCTTTCAGTATCAGCTGCATCAACACCACCCAAAGTCAACAAAACACAACTCTCATCAAAAACCAACTCTCTATCTCAAAACCATAACCCGCTTCGTGACTTTCTTAAGTTACAGGCCAAATTAATTAAAACCCTTTTTACTGATTTCTCAAGTTCCTAAAAGAATCTTAATTTCTTTTCGAAAAGTGGTAAAAGTCGAGCAGGGGTAGACAAAAGAAGAAACCCAAGTCAGTGAAAATGCATAGATCAGTTAGATCAGTGTGAAATCCACCAGATTTACAAGGAAATttgttggaaaaaaaataattttggtaaGAAAAACCTGAAAATTGGGATCTGAATTTCGGTGTAAATTACCTCGGGGTACGGAGGAAGTGATTGAGGTTTATTAACCTCTTCAGTGGCCATTGATGCTGCAGGTTGTGAAAAATGTTGAAAAGCTTGTACAGTACCCTCAACCAACCCCCACCAAAAATCTGCAACTTTAACAGaggaagtttaaaaaaaatttaaggaaaGTGGAGAGTATGATATGGATGACTCTTGCAAAGATCTGAGGATTGAATTTAAAGgaagataaataaattaaaaattggaaagaaatttaattaaaaagataaaGGAAAAAATTTCATGCCTCTTTTACAACTCTCCTTTGTTCATCTTTTTGAGAAAATGGACGGTTAAGAATAACGCAAAAGATGAATATCCGACGGCTGAAAATATATTACGCGGAAGGTCACTCGGATCGATGACGTGGCAGGAATGTGCTAGTTCACAGAAATATTTGAAGGTACCTGTTGTCTTTTGCTTCATTCTTTCTCACGGATTAGGTTTTCTGACGGAGACCATCCCAATTTTTAactcttttttcatttttttatttaaattttaggaGAGTTCAGAATTGAAAGTCTACCAGAATTTTTTTGTCTGTTTacaatatttatcattttaaatttaatattttacttccgttacatatatttatattaattttcacTAACAGATTATAAGTGTTTTTAGAGAGTTAACGTATAACCTAATgaataaatatacaaatatataattatacaaattctattatataaataaaatttgtgttcttttctaaattattatatattataatagattattaaaaaataaccaCATTTTTATTAACtcttttaatgttattaatttttaaaaaatatatattttcttatttaaaaattcattttacttaaattaattaattaaataagtattaaatattttttaatttgaattacataaaaaaataaaagtaacatagcaaatattaaaaacagtctaattattaaaataaacattcaatgttttaaatgttaaaaCTCCTGTCCATCATTCTATCCGTAACGTCCAATAcagtttatttaaatatatttttaaaaatgtaagaaacatattaaaatataaaaaatattaatgaaataaaattaaataaattttttgatgtagtataattattttttactttaatatatttaaaatataagttgtaaaataaaattaagaaaaatattttagaatgatttaatttattttttaataaaaattttatattaagcATCATAAATCTCTGAATTAGTCTAACACCCCAACTTTCAACAATCATATATTATCacacaaaacaaagaaaatatacACACAAAAAAAGAGTATGAGAGGACTAAGTCAAAAAACATATAAAGAAGGTGACACTTTCGAATACTACTAGGTGAAACATATCAAGCTTGCacctattatgaaaaaaatacaagaaaatacAAGAAGGTAAACTACTATACCAAGTAAAATTACTTTTATGAGTCAATCCCAAAGAAGTAAGCTTATCCGCTCAAtgatttctttctttaaaaatatgagAAACTTTAAAATTAATCACTCTACGGTACGAAAGACATTTCATCAGTATGTTTTGAAGTGTCTAAGAAACTTGAGTTCTGAAGAAAAAACCTCACAAACCAAAGTAGACATTCAAGTCAAAGATGAGAATAACTAGTTTTTGTGCTTCCTCAAGAGCAATAATAGCCCCCATAAACTCAACCAGCATGGAAGAACAAACCTCAAGAAAGGTCGAAAATCCATTAACATACTCCCCCACTACCATTAAAGATCCCAACGGAAGAAATAAGACTAGGAGACACTTTAGGTTGGAAAATCCCAAACCACACAAAAAGGCTGGAGAGTTTTACCAAGCTTAGAGCttatacaaaaaatttaatcataGAAAGATTAGAAATATCCTTTTTCCTATTCTTATTAAAAGCATTTCCAAATAACCTGATAAAATCCTTTATGGTATGAATCGTCATTCCCATATTAATGTGTTCCTAAAATCTATGGTGATTTCTCATTCTCCATAACATCCAAATTGAGAAAGTAATAACAACCAATCTAATGTTTAATTAAAGGACTACCAATATATTTTAAGAAGGAAATAAAATCACCTAAAGAGGTAAAAGAAGTCTAAGGAAAACTTTGCTAAATCCAAACCCAAATAGAACATTACAAATAGGTGCAAATCCAAACCCAAAACATTTGGACATTCAAATAAAAGATGTTGTATATATTCAACATTAGCATTACACATAGAACATAGAGAAATACCTCTACACTACAACTCACAACCTATAAGCAATCTACAATGAAGAATTTTCCATAAGACAAGTGATTTAGCAAGAGAAATAGAAGAATTAGATAAATTGAGATGATACTTTTAcatattaaattattcaaaaattgaattttaatttataattatttataatttacatataatttatattataatgttaattatatatttacccaaaaaaattatttttttaattatttttttaaaatttaaaaaaaagctTGCATATCAAGATAGATAATTAgcaagttaaaaataataatttgttccACTAAATTAATGATAAGCTAACTAGTCGTTAGGGATGACAATGCGTGTTGGTTCGCATTGGCTCGTCCCGCATAGAAAATGCGTGTTTATTTTTTTGGTCGTCTTGCATAAGAGTTGACCCACATACTTCCGAGTCACCtcgcataaaaaatatttataaaaaaaattaatgaaaaatattttttttaaaagaaattttaaataatttttctattaaattaattatttttcttatttagatgAATTAGGTAAGTTGTCTCTCAATATTTTTTCTCACGACACTTGCGTGATAAGATAtgggtaaaaaaattattatgatgttttgattttcaataaaattttgattttaattgtactaataaattgactaataaatattttattaaatacatacattttttaatgtaatatatTAGACACGTGATTACTAttctaattgaaaaataatataaaataatctttataatataatattatatttaaattttattatgtaaatGACTCGGGTTCGACTACTACATTGGATATGAGTATTGAAATCTAAAAAATCTatgtatttagaaaaaaataaaacatactaTAATATTTACGAAAAAACTATCATTAGTACAAATTGTTAATACTATGACACCATACAAAGTCGGTTATAATAACACCATCATTAAAAAAGGTGCAATGACAATGTGGTAATTATATAGTGGTTGTAACGACAGTTCCCTAGCGAACCGTCTTTATATTGacaaaaattaaagaacaacAATAGTTCCCTATATGAACTGTCGTTGTATATGCATTCAAGTCAAAAGTTACGACGGTAAGCGTGTGAACCATCTTTATTTTGGTGTTTTATATTTCCCACGCGCACACACTTTCTTCACTCTTCACTGTCGCACTACTACTTCCTTCTTCGTCTTCACTCTTTTCTGCACTGTCACCTACTTCCAACCAAAGGTCCCCTGCCCTCGCCACCGGTTCACCAAACTGAACCCGCATTGCACCGCCTTCCGTGCGCCACTACACTGCCGCCAACTTCTTTCGCGTGTTACTGCACTCCAGTTAGTGCCCTTCGTACGCCCTAAGTTCTTCACTTGCACCTCACtgctagggttcttccattgtGTTGCAGTCCACTTTCAGGTTAGTGtgtctttatttattatttaataatatattaaatttgactatatatatttatatatatatatatatgtatattgatCGTGTGTTTATTATGAGTTTAGGGTATTTGACCTTCgataattttgatttagtttttaatgattAGATATTGCTTTTACATATAGAATGTCCTGattctgagtccggaggtgtccgaccttcaacaattttgatttagttttgaTTTAGTCTGACTTTCGACCATGGGATGCCAATGTTTTTGGAAGGCATAGTGATGTACCATTGTACTttcacatgtctgatttgttggaccttgcatCCGGAAATCAGGAGATTAACATAACAGTTCTGTAATTATGGATCATGTAAGTTCAattattaaaatctttatacttttgatttattatatatattagtaaTAACTTATTCAAATTTAGGTATATTTGTGGATTATGTTTCAATGAGGGGAAACAAGATACatatgggtttttagaccctcaaCTCATTCAATCACTGGAAAACAAAAAGTCATAAACACAAATGTACATCACCACTACCTTAAAGAAGggaggaaaacaaatttattttgctcCATATATTCATGAGTAAGtccatatttattaaataagttatattaaattattgaaataagataAACTAACTGATTTGTTATATAGGCGTTATTGACAACTATTGATGATATAtgttcaagatcataccgctGCATGATTTTGCTCCTTGCATAAGAAATCtcctaactattttaaacacattATATATAGATgtgataatttaatttaacGTTTATTATTACTTACATAATGTTATGTGTTCTAACATGAAATTATTATTTCAGTGTTTATTCTTGATATAACATGT comes from the Phaseolus vulgaris cultivar G19833 chromosome 8, P. vulgaris v2.0, whole genome shotgun sequence genome and includes:
- the LOC137826160 gene encoding HMG-Y-related protein A-like, whose amino-acid sequence is MATEEVNKPQSLPPYPELILKALEALNEPGGSSKSAISKYIESTYGELPDSTVLGNQLNKMKDSGELVFSKNNFMKPDPSAPPKRGRGRPPKPKAPVSPSTVVSPPRPRGRPPKDPNAPPKSPKPKATPGSGRPRGRPKKIPRSPGAATVSTAAVSSGRPRGRPPKVKPQLTEVSVET